Proteins encoded in a region of the Metamycoplasma alkalescens genome:
- a CDS encoding HAD-IIB family hydrolase, which yields MYSVTNNKKPVIFSDVDGTIYKNFNLLNATIKDVEFAIENGADFNICTGNPLQERMLDLGKKLNVKYLLCSSGGQIYDFQNKILIKSWNIDFLILEQLIKIAKQLNLQMFFWDNENYFYLEDAPEITTEILNYHFISEKNKKAIPKKWNHEQINPIKIELYSIDNPLSETYPQEIYQHIKHIDGIEMIVTHCNIEINALGINKGSAIEWLVKNIYSKNEVKLEEIMTIGDSNNDLPMLALTNYSYAMANSTKKPLEVAKFFTSDVIQNGLGEAILDYLYRLKNIARKHMFHEFLEDK from the coding sequence ATGTACTCAGTCACAAACAATAAAAAACCAGTTATTTTCTCTGATGTTGATGGAACAATTTATAAAAATTTTAATTTATTGAATGCGACAATTAAAGATGTTGAATTTGCAATTGAAAATGGTGCAGATTTTAATATTTGTACAGGTAATCCTTTGCAAGAAAGAATGCTTGATTTAGGCAAAAAATTAAATGTTAAATATCTACTTTGTTCATCTGGGGGACAAATTTATGATTTTCAAAATAAAATTTTAATTAAAAGTTGAAATATTGATTTTTTAATTCTTGAGCAATTAATTAAAATAGCTAAACAACTAAATTTACAAATGTTTTTTTGGGATAATGAAAATTATTTTTATTTAGAAGATGCACCAGAGATAACAACTGAAATTCTAAACTATCATTTTATTAGTGAAAAAAATAAAAAAGCAATTCCTAAAAAATGAAATCACGAACAAATAAATCCAATTAAAATTGAACTTTATTCAATTGATAATCCGCTTTCAGAAACATATCCACAAGAAATCTATCAACATATTAAACATATAGATGGAATTGAAATGATTGTAACACATTGTAATATTGAAATTAATGCTTTGGGAATTAATAAAGGAAGTGCAATTGAGTGATTAGTTAAAAATATTTATTCAAAAAATGAAGTTAAATTAGAAGAAATTATGACAATTGGTGATAGCAACAATGATTTGCCAATGCTTGCATTAACAAATTATTCATATGCAATGGCAAATTCAACTAAAAAACCTTTAGAAGTAGCTAAATTTTTTACAAGCGATGTGATTCAAAATGGCTTAGGTGAAGCAATTTTAGATTACTTATATCGTTTAAAAAATATTGCAAGAAAACATATGTTTCATGAATTTTTGGAGGATAAATAA